A single region of the Triticum dicoccoides isolate Atlit2015 ecotype Zavitan chromosome 2B, WEW_v2.0, whole genome shotgun sequence genome encodes:
- the LOC119365040 gene encoding hsp70-Hsp90 organizing protein-like, translated as MAADEAKAKGNAAFSAGRFEEAAGHFGDAIALAPDNHVLFSNRSAAYASLHRYKEALADAERTVALKPDWAKGYSRLGAARLGSGDAAGAVEAYEKGLALDPSNAALKDGLAQARSALPRRPASGADAIGKIFQGPDLWSKIAADPTTRAYLDQPDFMQMLRDLQRNPGNLNNYLSDPRMMQVLSLMLNVKVQNQSNGPSEPAPAPTPAKSSPPPPQKQPETKPREPEPEPVEMTDEEKERKERKAAAQKEKEAGNAAYKKKDFETAIQHYTKAMELDDEDISYLTNRAAVYLEMGQYDDCIKDCDTAVERGRELRADFKMVSRALTRKGTALAKLAKTSKDYDVAIETFQKALTEHRNPDTLKRLNDAERAKKELEQQEYYDPKLADEEREKGNEFFKQQKYPEAVKHYTEALRRNPKDPKVYSNRAACYTKLGAMPEGLKDAEKCIELDPTFSKGYTRKGAIQFFMKEYDKAMETYQEGLKHDPSNQELLDGVKRCIQQINKANRGELTPEELKERQGKAMQDPEIQSILTDPVMRQVLIDFQENPRAAQDHLKNPGVKQKIQKLVSAGIVQMK; from the exons ATGGCCGCCGACGAGGCCAAGGCGAAGGGCAACGCGGCGTTCTCGGCCGGCCGCTTCGAGGAGGCGGCGGGCCACTTCGGCGACGCCATCGCGCTCGCCCCCGACAACCACGTCCTCTTCTCCAACCGCTCGGCGGCCTACGCCTCGCTCCACCGCTACAAGGAGGCGCTCGCCGACGCCGAGCGGACCGTCGCGCTcaagcccgactgggccaagggctacTCCCGCCTCGGCGCCGCGCGCCTCGGGTCGGGGGACGCCGCGGGCGCCGTCGAGGCCTACGAGAAGGGGCTCGCCCTCGACCCCTCCAACGCGGCCCTCAAGGACGGGCTCGCCCAGGCCCGgtcggccctcccgcgccgcccggCCTCCGGCGCCGACGCCATTGGCAAGATTTTCCAGGGCCCGGACCTCTGGAGCAAGATCGCCGCCGACCCCACCACGCGCGCCTACCTCGACCAGCCCGACTTCATGCAGATGCTGCGCGATCTGCAGCGGAACCCCGGCAACCTCAACAACTACCTCTCCGACCCCCGCATGATGCAGGTGCTCAGCCTCATGCTGAATGTGAAGGTCCAGAACCAGAGCAATGGCCCCTCcgagccggcgccggcgccgacgccggccaagtcgtccccgccgccgccacagAAGCAGCCCGAGACCAAGCCGAGGGAGCCAGAGCCCGAACCAGTGGAGATGACCGATGAGGAGAAGGAGCGGAAGGAGAGGAAGGCGGCGGCCCAGAAGGAGAAGGAGGCGGGGAACGCCGCTTACAAAAAGAAGGATTTCGAGACGGCGATCCAGCACTACACAAAAGCCATGGAGCTTGACGACGAGGACATCTCCTACCTCACAAACCGCGCCGCTGTTTACCTTGAGATGGGACAG TATGATGATTGCATTAAGGATTGTGACACGGCTGTTGAGAGGGGAAGGGAACTTCGTGCTGACTTCAAGATGGTCTCGAGGGCACTCACAAGGAAAGGAACTGCTCTTGCTAAACTTGCCAAGACTTCCAAAGACTACGATGTTGCCATTGAGACTTTCCAGAAGGCTCTAACTGAGCATCGAAACCCAGATACCCTGAAAAGACTAAATGATGCTGAACGAGCAAAGAAGGAGCTCGAGCAACAAGAGTACTATGATCCAAAACTAGCTGACGAGGAGCGAGAGAAAG GTAATGAGTTCTTTAAGCAGCAAAAATACCCAGAAGCAGTGAAGCATTACACTGAAGCGCTCAGGAGAAACCCGAAGGATCCGAAG GTTTACAGCAACAGGGCTGCCTGTTACACCAAGCTGGGTGCCATGCCTGAAGGTCTCAAGGATGCCGAGAAGTGCATCGAGCTAGATCCTACATTCTCCAAGGGATACACCAGGAAGGGCGCGATCCAGTTTTTCATGAAAGAATACGACAAAGCGATGGAAACTTATCAGGAAGGCCTAAAGCATGATCCGAGTAACCAGGAGCTGCTTGATGGTGTAAAGAG ATGTATTCAGCAGATCAACAAGGCCAACAGAGGCGAGCTTACCCCGGAGGAACTGAAAGAGAGGCAGGGCAAGGCTATGCAGGACCCTGAGATCCAGAGCATCCTGACGGACCCTGTCATGCGGCAG GTGTTGATTGATTTCCAGGAGAATCCAAGGGCTGCTCAGGACCATCTCAAGAACCCTGGTGTGAAGCAGAAGATCCAGAAGCTCGTGAGCGCAGGGATTGTTCAGATGAAGTAG